A genomic segment from Aspergillus puulaauensis MK2 DNA, chromosome 1, nearly complete sequence encodes:
- a CDS encoding Mpv17/PMP22 family protein (COG:S;~EggNog:ENOG410PNQ5;~InterPro:IPR007248;~PFAM:PF04117;~go_component: GO:0016021 - integral component of membrane [Evidence IEA]), with translation MRPSPTFFLRRPTLAPSRSSAPPRLRTRRYESTTPPKPDPAPKSETPKSSPSPSKSQPSPAPTPHPEAPPAVPARSGPRSLRQIIQAGPVGRLGRSYSRLQETRPYTTQICSSIVIYLFGDLSAQYFFPPEKASSAAQNKTTESGQGEDGAAVEVGGYDPWRTMRHLTVGIGSSIPSYNWFMFLHNHFNFTSKFLSILTKVVVQQVVFTPVFNTYFFSVHSLLSGASWEETLERLHVALPRSIVNSAKFWPMVTAFSFMYVPPQFRNVFSGCIAVGWQTYLSWLNQKAAKEVEGALTEPASSSSQVSDGNRVPIRA, from the exons aTGAGACCCTCACCCACCTTCtttctccgccgcccaacCCTCGCACCCTCCAGATCCTCCGCACCCCCGCGCTTACGAACAAGACGATATGAATCAACCACACCTCCGAAACCCGACCCTGCGCCTAAAAGCGAGACCCCGAAGTCTTCCCCCTCGCCATCGAAGTCACAACCAAGTCCTGCTCCCACCCCGCATCCAGAAGCGCCCCCAGCAGTGCCCGCGCGGTCGGGGCCACGATCGCTGCGCCAGATAATCCAGGCAGGACCTGTGGGAAGGCTAGGCCGGTCGTACTCCCGGCTTCAGGAGACGAGGCCGTATACTACCCAGATCTGTAGTTCGATTGTGATCTATTTGTTCGGGGACCTAAGCGCGCAGTATTTCTTTCCTCCGGAGAAGGCGTCGAGTGCGGCGCAGAACAAGACCACTGAGTCTGGTCAGGGTGAAGATGGTGCTGCGGTTGAGGTGGGTGGGTATGACCCGTGGAGAACGATGCGCCATTTGACCGTGGGTATTGGATCAAGTATCCCATCATATAACTG GTTCATGTTCCTGCACAACCACTTCAATTTCACATCCAagttcctctccatcctcaccaaGGTCGTCGTCCAGCAAGTCGTCTTTACTCCCGTCTTCAACACCTACTTCTTCAGCGTCCACTCACTGTTATCTGGCGCGTCGTGGGAAGAGACACTCGAGCGGCTCCATGTCGCTCTGCCACGAAGTATCGTGAACAGCGCCAAGTTTTGGCCCATGGTTACGGCATTCAGCTTCATGTACGTCCCGCCGCAGTTCCGGAACGTTTTCTCCGGATGTATTGCGGTTGGGTGGCAGACCTATCTGAGCTGGTTGAATCAGAAGGCCGCCAAGGAGGTAGAGGGTGCGTTGACGGAGCcggcttcgtcgtcgtcgcaaGTCAGTGATGGGAATAGAGTCCCTATTAGGGCATAG